A window of Triplophysa dalaica isolate WHDGS20190420 chromosome 7, ASM1584641v1, whole genome shotgun sequence contains these coding sequences:
- the LOC130425877 gene encoding uncharacterized protein LOC130425877 yields the protein MNSNVLAVKSPSSYQFGSASGTYESVSQTPISQSGSFPASSVSSQRAPGSPAYAKILSPSGTYTSHATSRQGSRSQFTSTSQDSSRSKLTASSSQFVSAQGGSASLGGLSSQSQSTSSPVSSAYPSLGSLSMAVSGTSSVKTSQLFSSGSPGGSSRLTTSHLSGLAQGVSSHPVGSYVQSQGSPSRLAFGSPQYASASIGGAHTTSNRHKQASAQSLSQIPQKWQPSATSFSQGSPITTAMSQSRFSVPSTPASRKSLASGGPLGQSAPASLYSSASMPSPQRGSSLYSQASGSVFSMSQSQAPQRWQPSASLSSQGFQTSSSAVSQSSSPSPSSAKFPNRLSLASGSGPSHPVSTQGASSYGGLTQSLGYSAPHAPAYSKPASPLGDPSLFTSSQSNYASKSQRLASGTVGASRRYVSAQGQVGSNIASLQPQVAAGHYAPAPMDVKVPVYNHPTSSGSSMSSSPPPTTSGRLSSRFPSSGAALTQTSSSPQNVQSFSRFSSVAGGTSLLSTQSAGSYAGPSQSQGSVGQYTSGSPAFEKFGSSSLGVSIQSASGPSSSSQYSPISTTVAGGQLTSSSGYPSAQGESGSAHYAPAYSKPASPLGDPSLYTSSQSHYASKSQRMAGGTVGPSRRYVSAQGHVGSNIASLQPQVAAGHYAPAPMDVKVTVYNHPTSSGSSMSSGLQPTTSGSFPSSGAALTQTISSPQNIQSSNRFSSVAGGTSLLSTQSAGSYTRPSQSQGSVRPPYTPGSPAYDKFGTASFGVSSQSASGPSSSSQYSPISSTGASGQLTSSSGYLSGQGESGSSILSQGPLAKETLAPMDTSMSVSSQAAAVSSGIQASDAAAFQSGSSQASSSLSSLHVLSSPVYFVPQSASGSSQLPPFGKPTDSMSQSSGSNVQASSEALSSGSSQAQTLRESAGVAIPGLTGGSTSMLSGSYESSFGQNAPVSKPSQGSLNGYYYGVKG from the coding sequence ATGAATTCCAATGTGCTTGCAGTGAAAAGTCCTAGCAGCTACCAGTTTGGAAGTGCTTCTGGCACCTATGAATCCGTGTCTCAAACCCCAATTTCACAGAGTGGCTCTTTTCCTGCATCTTCGGTCTCCAGTCAGCGTGCCCCTGGGTCTCCTGCCTATGCCAAGATTTTGTCCCCCTCTGGAACATATACCAGCCATGCTACAAGCAGGCAAGGTTCCCGAAGCCAGTTTACCTCAACTTCTCAAGACAGTTCTAGATCAAAATTAACAGCAAGTTCTAGTCAGTTTGTTTCTGCACAGGGAGGAAGTGCCAGTCTTGGTGGTTTGTCCTCACAGTCTCAGAGTACTTCCAGCCCTGTGTCTTCTGCATATCCTAGTCTTGGTTCCTTGTCCATGGCTGTATCTGGGACCTCCAGTGTTAAGACTTCCCAATTGTTTAGTTCTGGCTCCCCGGGTGGGTCTAGTCGATTGACAACGTCCCATCTCTCTGGTCTGGCACAAGGTGTGAGTAGCCATCCTGTTGGTTCGTATGTACAGTCTCAGGGCAGCCCTAGTCGACTAGCCTTTGGTTCTCCACAGTATGCAAGTGCATCTATTGGTGGAGCACACACTACATCTAATCGGCACAAGCAAGCTAGTGCACAGTCTCTGTCCCAGATCCCTCAAAAATGGCAGCCTTCTGCTACAAGTTTCTCCCAAGGTAGTCCGATAACTACAGCTATGTCACAAAGCAGGTTTTCTGTTCCAAGTACCCCAGCTTCCAGAAAGTCATTAGCCTCTGGTGGACCTCTTGGACAAAGTGCCCCTGCTTCCCTGTATTCTAGCGCCTCTATGCCATCGCCCCAAAGGGGATCTAGTCTGTATAGTCAAGCTTCGGGCAGTGTGTTTTCCATGTCCCAGAGCCAAGCTCCTCAAAGATGGCAGCCTTCTGCCTCACTGTCATCCCAAGGCTTTCAGACCTCAAGTTCAGCCGTTTCACAGAGTAGCTCTCCATCTCCATCCAGTGCCAAGTTTCCCAATAGGTTATCCTTAGCATCTGGCAGTGGACCAAGTCATCCAGTTTCAACACAAGGAGCGAGTAGTTACGGTGGTTTGACTCAGTCTCTGGGCTATTCTGCTCCTCATGCCCCTGCATATTCCAAACCTGCTTCACCCTTGGGAGACCCTAGTCTGTTTACCAGCAGTCAAAGCAATTATGCATCAAAATCACAGAGACTGGCCAGTGGTACAGTGGGTGCTTCAAGACGTTATGTCTCTGCACAGGGACAAGTTGGCTCCAACATTGCATCTCTTCAGCCTCAAGTTGCTGCTGGCCATTATGCTCCTGCACCTATGGATGTTAAAGTGCCTGTGTACAATCATCCCACCTCAAGTGGGTCCTCCATGTCTTCGAGCCCGCCGCCTACTACCTCTGGAAGGTTATCTAGTAGATTTCCATCTTCTGGCGCAGCTCTGACGCAAACCAGCTCTTCTCCTCAAAATGTCCAGAGTTTCAGTAGGTTCTCCTCGGTGGCTGGAGGGACAAGTCTGCTTTCCACACAGAGTGCGGGTAGTTATGCTGGGCCTTCTCAGTCCCAGGGCAGTGTTGGACAGTACACATCTGGCTCTCCTGCATTTGAGAAGTTTGGTTCCTCATCTCTTGGTGTTTCTATCCAGTCTGCTAGTGGTCCGAGCTCTTCCAGCCAGTATTCACCAATCTCTACAACTGTAGCCGGTGGACAGCTAACATCTTCCAGTGGCTATCCGTCTGCGCAAGGAGAAAGTGGTTCTGCTCATTATGCCCCTGCATATTCCAAACCTGCTTCACCGTTGGGAGATCCTAGTCTATATACCAGCAGTCAAAGCCACTATGCATCAAAATCGCAGCGCATGGCTGGTGGTACAGTGGGTCCTTCAAGACGTTATGTCTCTGCACAGGGACATGTTGGCTCCAACATTGCATCTCTTCAGCCTCAAGTTGCTGCTGGCCATTATGCTCCTGCACCTATGGATGTTAAAGTGACTGTGTACAATCATCCCACCTCAAGTGGGTCCTCCATGTCTTCGGGCCTGCAGCCTACTACCTCTGGTAGTTTTCCATCTTCCGGTGCAGCTCTGACGCAAACCATCTCTTCTCCTCAAAATATCCAAAGTTCCAATAGGTTCTCCTCAGTGGCTGGAGGGACAAGTCTGCTTTCCACACAGAGTGCGGGTAGCTACACTCGGCCTTCTCAGTCCCAGGGCAGTGTTAGACCCCCGTACACCCCTGGCTCTCCTGCATATGACAAGTTTGGTACGGCGTCTTTTGGTGTTTCTAGCCAGTCTGCTAGTGGTCCGAGCTCTTCCAGCCAGTATTCACCAATCTCTTCAACTGGAGCTAGTGGACAGCTAACATCTTCCAGTGGCTATCTATCTGGGCAGGGAGAAAGTGGTTCCTCTATCTTGTCTCAAGGTCCTTTGGCAAAGGAGACTCTTGCACCTATGGATACAAGCATGTCTGTTTCTAGCCAGGCTGCAGCAGTTTCAAGTGGCATTCAGGCCTCTGATGCGGCAGCATTTCAGAGTGGCTCTTCTCAAGCTTCCAGCAGCCTTTCCTCCTTGCACGTTTTGAGCTCTCCTGTGTATTTTGTGCCCCAGAGTGCATCTGGTAGTAGCCAATTGCCACCTTTTGGAAAACCCACCGATTCCATGTCGCAGTCTTCTGGCTCAAACGTCCAAGCATCTTCAGAAGCCCTGTCTTCTGGTTCATCCCAGGCTCAAACTTTGAGGGAATCTGCTGGTGTTGCAATTCCGGGATTGACTGGTGGTTCCACATCCATGCTTTCCGGTAGCTATGAATCCTCATTTGGCCAGAATGCTCCAGTCTCCAAGCCATCTCAGGGCTCTTTGAATGGATACTACTATGGGGTTAAGGGCTAA